The DNA window TTTTTGAATCCCTTTGCCAAAGGACTCTCGCCCGAAGAGGGAGACAAGATTCGCCGGCAGATTTTAACCGCTGATTTTTTTCTCGCCAGCAGTAACGCCATAACCGAGGATGGGAAGCTTTATAATATCGACGCCACCGGCAATCGAGTCGGGCCGATGATCTATGGGCCGAAGAAAGTGATTTTGCTCTGCGGCGTGAACAAAATCGTCAAAGACATTGACGAGGCCCAGAAAAAAGTTCAGGAATGGACGGCTCCGATGAACGTCAAGCGGCTGGGATACAAAAATCCTTGTGGTCAGACGGGAGAGTGTTCGGATTGTGCTTCGCCGGAAAGAATCTGCAACGCCTACGTAATCCTGGCCAAAAAACCCCGGAGGACGGATATTTCGGTTTTTATCATCGGCGAGTTTTTAGGACTCTAAGTAGCTGGAATGATGGAATGATGGAAAAACGGAATGATGGGTAAAACCAGGGGAAAATTTTAAGAACCTATTTAATTTTCTTTCCCGTCATTTCCCATCCTTCCAGCATTCCATTATTCCATTATATATGGTGGAGGGAAAAATGGCTGTTGCCCATAAAGTAAAGAAAGACTGGCCGACGGGGTTGATCGAACTGGAGGCGGGGAAAAAAGTGAACCTTGGCCCTTACAGAGAATGGCGCGAATGGCCAAGAGTGTTGGTCAATGTCTACCGCTGGGACCTGGAACGCAAAAACCAGCTGGAGGCCCCTTTGGATATCGCCCTTTACCTGAAGATTATCGAAGAATTGGAAAAGATGAAAGCTGAGTAATTAGACAAACAGCGGTTAACTTTCAGGAAAAAAGCCAGAAGAAGAGCAATGAAGCAATAGAGGGAAAGAAAGAAGGGTACCTCATATATGAGCAGAATGGATACGAGCCCGTCATCTGATTTTATTCGGGCAATCATTGATGAGGATTTGAAGGCCAATAAGAACGAGGGTCGAGTGGCCACCCGCTTTCCACCGGAGCCGAACGGCTATCTCCATATCGGGCACGCCAAGTCCGTCTGCCTCAATTTTGGCATCGCCGCCCAATACCGGGGTACCTGCAATTTACGCATGGACGATACGGATCCAAGTGGTGAGAGCATCGAATATGTGGATTCCATCATCCGAGACGTTCGGTGGCTGGGGTTCGATTGGGAGGACCGGTTGTTCTACGCCTCCGACTACAATGAACAGCTCTACCAGTATGCCGTGCGGCTGATCAAGGTGGGCAAAGCCTATGTGTGCAGCCTGAGTGCGGACGAGATCCGGGAGTACCGGGGCACTTTAACCAAACCCGGCAAGGACAGCCCCTACCGCAACCGTTTGGTGGAAGAGAACCTGGACTTGTTTAGGCGCATGCGGGCCGGGGAATTCGATGAAGGGGCCCATGTGCTTCGGGGCAAAATCGATATGGCTTCTCCCAATGTAGTTATGCGAGATCCGGTCATCTTTCGCATTAAGAAAGAGCCGCACTACAGGATGGGTAACCAGTGGCTCATTTATCCCATGTACGACTTTGCCCATTGCCTTTCCGATTCCATCGAAGGGATCACCCACTCCATTTGTACGCTGGAATTTGAAAATAACCGCCCCCTGTATGATTGGATTCTGGACGAATTGAAAGTAGAACACCATCCCCAGCAGATCGAGTTCGCCCGCCTCAACCTCAGCTACACGGTTTTGAGTAAGCGCAAGCTCATAGAATTAGTAGAGAAGGGGTATGTCACGGGATGGGATGATCCCCGCATGCCCACCATCGCGGGGATGCGCAGACGAGGTTACACCCCCGAGGCGATCCGGAATTTCTGTGAGCGCATCGGAGTGGCCAAGA is part of the Deltaproteobacteria bacterium genome and encodes:
- a CDS encoding lactate utilization protein — translated: MTQFHQWYQELQVERTIVALKKNNFDARFFPKASEALAEVWKMIPEGSTVGYGGSLTLNQIGFIEEAQKRSVKFLNPFAKGLSPEEGDKIRRQILTADFFLASSNAITEDGKLYNIDATGNRVGPMIYGPKKVILLCGVNKIVKDIDEAQKKVQEWTAPMNVKRLGYKNPCGQTGECSDCASPERICNAYVILAKKPRRTDISVFIIGEFLGL
- a CDS encoding glutamine--tRNA ligase/YqeY domain fusion protein, giving the protein MDTSPSSDFIRAIIDEDLKANKNEGRVATRFPPEPNGYLHIGHAKSVCLNFGIAAQYRGTCNLRMDDTDPSGESIEYVDSIIRDVRWLGFDWEDRLFYASDYNEQLYQYAVRLIKVGKAYVCSLSADEIREYRGTLTKPGKDSPYRNRLVEENLDLFRRMRAGEFDEGAHVLRGKIDMASPNVVMRDPVIFRIKKEPHYRMGNQWLIYPMYDFAHCLSDSIEGITHSICTLEFENNRPLYDWILDELKVEHHPQQIEFARLNLSYTVLSKRKLIELVEKGYVTGWDDPRMPTIAGMRRRGYTPEAIRNFCERIGVAKNDSVVDVTLLEHCVREDLNERSPRVLGVLYPLRVVIDNYPEGQVEEFDCPYHPQNPAMGTRKVPFSRVLYIEREDFLENPPKKFYRLAPGREVRLRYGYFIKCEGVVKNPKTGEGVEIHCTYDPETRGGFAPDGRKVDATIHWVSAAHSLPAEVRLYDRLFRVANPLAEKEGSDFTVYLNPKSLETLTSCQVEPSLAGAAPGSRYQFERLGYFCADPADSSAKGLVFNRTVPLRDSWAKIASQVKK